A genomic region of Balaenoptera acutorostrata chromosome 4, mBalAcu1.1, whole genome shotgun sequence contains the following coding sequences:
- the RBP1 gene encoding retinol-binding protein 1, with protein MPVDFTGYWKMLANENFEEYLRALDVNVALRKIANLLKPDKEIVQNGDHMIIRTLSTFRNYIMDFQVGEEFEEDLTGIDDRKCMTTVSWDGDKLECVQKGEKEGRGWTQWIEGDELHLEMRVQGVVCKQVFKKVN; from the exons ATGCCGGTCGACTTTACCGGGTACTGGAAGATGCTGGCCAACGAGAATTTCGAGGAGTACCTGCGCGCGCTGG ATGTCAATGTGGCCTTGCGCAAAATCGCCAACTTGCTGAAGCCAGACAAAGAGATCGTGCAGAACGGCGACCACATGATCATCCGCACGCTGAGCACTTTTAGGAACTACATCATGGACTTCCAGGTTGGGGAGGAGTTTGAGGAGGATCTGACGGGCATAGACGACCGCAAGTGCATG ACCACAGTGAGCTGGGACGGGGACAAGCTCGAGTGTGTGCAGAAGGGCGAGAAGGAGGGACGTGGCTGGACCCAGTGGATTGAGGGTGACGAGCTGCACCTG gAGATGAGAGTGCAGGGTGTGGTCTGCAAGCAAGTATTCAAAAAGGTGAACTGA